Proteins encoded by one window of Bactrocera oleae isolate idBacOlea1 chromosome 4, idBacOlea1, whole genome shotgun sequence:
- the LOC106619383 gene encoding inner nuclear membrane protein Man1, whose translation MSLENFDNLTDVELRHKLLEYDFPNVPITETSRGFLVKKLKNHIKNLKNRKVSKRTYLTVRAKQELDNLVVIQAHDWNHHSLHNSALLGEDDAANAVPDLYDIANTDTQMTDQVPFLLPNPLVDQNIRNSIQLADSQFNLANNSPCGYTTMLWRLLGLQENYTNSVWWAFTLFFLAITFMYMAKIADFSKYINEGNTNYVICNKINPANPFLRPPFICIEKERVEPALTIVRLLMMQLRKPSERFYCYDTKQTKAISVTEFIRQEYKGDSSVDIRNLRAAQYLITCNPQWKIDMVDNKGATVIFNGVDNILANQNIFFVLKHPQMSLPCQLYQKAHRFINLGGNLSLLLCVLIFLCFSYYYVRRIQKQHLQTVQSFIENIIEELQNHAANSESSEGREVDVNHLCDQLMPSRKRKFEMRFFNEALKVLESSDSRVQFDWKIRNGQKCRTICWVDYSDELITGRPAGYTEGLFKAETTC comes from the coding sequence atgtctttggaaaattttgataatttaacTGATGTTGAATTACGTCATAAATTGCTAGAATATGACTTCCCGAATGTTCCCATAACAGAAACGAGTCGCGGTTTCCTTGTGAAAAAGcttaaaaatcatattaaaaatttgaaaaatcgaaAGGTGTCAAAACGAACATACTTGACGGTGCGCGCCAAACAAGAGCTGGATAATTTGGTGGTTATTCAAGCCCATGACTGGAATCACCATAGCCTGCATAATAGCGCACTACTCGGCGAGGACGATGCAGCAAATGCTGTTCCGGATCTGTATGATATCGCAAATACCGACACTCAAATGACCGACCAAGTACCATTTCTTTTACCGAATCCTTTAGTAGACCAGAATATAAGGAATAGCATTCAATTGGCAGATTCacagttcaatttagctaacAACAGTCCATGCGGATACACCACTATGCTTTGGAGACTTCTAGGCTTGCAAGAAAATTATACCAACAGCGTATGGTGGGCCTTTACATTATTTTTCTTAGCCataacttttatgtatatggCGAAGATTGCCGATTTCTCAAAGTACATCAATGAAGGTAATACTAACTATGTAATCTGTAATAAAATTAACCCAGCAAACCCGTTTTTGCGACCACCATTCATCTGTATTGAGAAGGAACGTGTGGAACCAGCATTAACAATTGTGCGTCTGCTAATGATGCAACTAAGAAAACCATCAGAACGGTTTTACTGTTACGATACTAAACAAACGAAAGCTATCAGTGTGACAGAATTTATTAGACAAGAGTACAAAGGGGATAGTTCAGTGGATATTCGAAATTTGAGAGCGGCTCAGTATCTCATAACTTGCAATCCCCAGTGGAAGATAGACATGGTTGATAATAAAGGAGCGACAGTTATTTTTAATGGAGTTGACAATATACTAGCAAAtcagaatatattttttgtactgAAACATCCTCAGATGTCTTTGCCATGTCAGCTATACCAAAAAGCTCACCGATTCATAAATCTCGGCGGAAATCTATCGCTCCTGTTGTGTGTATTAATATTCCTTTGTTTTTCATATTACTATGTCCGTCGCATCCAAAAACAACATCTACAGACTGTGCAAAGtttcattgaaaatattatagagGAACTGCAGAATCATGCAGCAAATAGCGAGAGTTCAGAAGGTCGCGAAGTTGATGTGAACCATTTATGTGATCAACTGATGCCCTCCagaaaacgaaaatttgaaatgagattttttaatgagGCTTTGAAGGTATTGGAGTCTAGTGACAGTCGAGTGCAATTTGACTGGAAGATTCGTAATGGTCAGAAATGTCGCACCATATGTTGGGTTGATTACAGCGACGAACTAATAACAGGGCGTCCTGCTGGATACACAGAGGGTTTATTTAAGGCAGAAACTACATGCTAA